A genomic region of Capnocytophaga canimorsus contains the following coding sequences:
- a CDS encoding fumarate reductase/succinate dehydrogenase flavoprotein subunit: MKKLDSKIPEGPIAEKWTKHKNHINLVNPANKRNIDVIVVGTGLAGGSAAATLAELGYNVKAFAYQDSPRRAHSIAAQGGINAAKNYMGDGDSDYRLFYDTVKGGDFRAREANVYRLAEVSANIIDQCVAQGVPLARDYGGLLDNRSFGGTQVSRTFYAKGQTGQQLLLGCYSAMNRQIARGKIDMYNRHEMLDIVIVDGKARGIIARDLITGKIERHSAHAVVIATGGYGNVYFLSTNAMGCNGTAAWKTHKRGAFFANPCFTQIHPTCIPRSGDYQSKLTLMSESLRNDGRIWVPKKMDDVYAIREGRKKPTEIAEEDRDYYLERRYPAYGNLAPRDIASRAAKERCDAGYGVNATGEAVYLDFSSAIERYGREQCKIHGIENPSKEEIIKRGEKIVEAKYGNLFQMYEKIVDENPYKTPMMIYPATHYTMGGIWVDYNLMTTIPGCYCIGEANFSDHGANRLGASALMQGLADGYFVLPYTIGDYLAADIRTGKISTDLPEFEEAERVVTERLKFFINNKGTHSVDYFHKKLGKVMWDKVGMARNAQGLKEAIQEIREIREDFWKNVKVPGEMYEMNVELEKAGRVADFLELGELFAKDALERNESCGGHFREEYQTPDGEALRDDENYAYVAAWQYTGNPNEIKCTYNPSEEIVHKEQLEFKDIKLVQRSYK; encoded by the coding sequence ATGAAGAAATTAGATTCTAAAATTCCAGAAGGTCCTATTGCAGAGAAGTGGACAAAACATAAAAATCATATCAATCTTGTAAATCCTGCTAACAAACGTAACATTGATGTTATCGTAGTGGGAACAGGACTTGCGGGAGGTTCGGCTGCGGCAACTTTGGCAGAATTAGGTTATAACGTGAAGGCTTTTGCTTATCAAGATTCACCACGTCGAGCTCACTCCATTGCAGCACAAGGAGGTATCAACGCCGCTAAAAACTATATGGGTGATGGAGATTCTGACTACCGACTTTTCTACGATACAGTAAAAGGAGGTGATTTCCGTGCCAGAGAGGCAAATGTGTATCGTTTGGCGGAAGTTTCTGCAAATATTATTGATCAATGTGTGGCTCAAGGAGTTCCATTGGCTCGTGATTACGGCGGATTGTTAGACAACCGCTCGTTTGGAGGTACGCAAGTTTCTCGTACATTCTACGCAAAAGGTCAAACAGGGCAACAATTGTTGTTGGGTTGCTATTCAGCAATGAATCGACAAATCGCCCGTGGAAAGATTGATATGTACAATCGTCACGAAATGTTGGATATCGTTATTGTTGACGGAAAAGCTCGTGGGATTATCGCTCGTGATTTGATAACAGGAAAAATAGAGCGTCATTCGGCTCACGCTGTGGTAATTGCAACAGGAGGTTACGGAAACGTATATTTCCTTTCTACCAATGCGATGGGCTGTAACGGAACGGCAGCTTGGAAAACACACAAGCGAGGAGCATTTTTCGCAAATCCTTGTTTTACGCAAATTCACCCGACTTGTATTCCGCGTTCAGGAGATTATCAATCAAAATTGACATTGATGTCTGAATCACTTCGTAACGACGGACGTATTTGGGTTCCGAAGAAAATGGACGATGTGTATGCTATTCGTGAAGGACGTAAAAAACCAACTGAAATTGCTGAGGAAGACCGCGATTACTACTTGGAAAGACGTTATCCTGCTTATGGAAACTTAGCACCGCGTGATATTGCTTCACGTGCTGCCAAAGAGCGTTGTGACGCTGGTTATGGCGTAAATGCAACAGGCGAGGCTGTGTACTTGGATTTCTCTTCCGCTATTGAGCGTTATGGAAGAGAGCAATGTAAAATCCACGGAATTGAAAATCCTTCCAAAGAAGAAATCATCAAACGAGGAGAGAAAATTGTTGAGGCTAAATATGGAAACCTTTTCCAAATGTACGAAAAAATCGTTGATGAAAATCCGTATAAAACTCCAATGATGATTTACCCTGCAACGCACTACACAATGGGCGGAATTTGGGTAGATTACAACTTAATGACTACAATTCCAGGTTGTTACTGTATCGGTGAGGCGAACTTCTCTGACCACGGAGCAAACCGCTTGGGGGCTTCCGCTTTGATGCAAGGTCTGGCAGATGGATATTTTGTTCTTCCTTATACTATTGGAGATTACTTGGCGGCGGATATTCGCACAGGAAAAATTTCAACTGATTTGCCTGAATTTGAAGAAGCCGAAAGAGTAGTAACTGAGCGATTGAAATTCTTTATCAACAATAAAGGTACACATTCAGTAGATTATTTCCACAAAAAACTCGGAAAAGTAATGTGGGATAAGGTAGGAATGGCACGTAATGCACAAGGATTGAAAGAGGCTATTCAGGAAATTCGTGAAATTCGTGAAGATTTCTGGAAAAATGTAAAAGTTCCAGGAGAAATGTACGAAATGAACGTAGAACTTGAAAAAGCGGGACGTGTAGCCGATTTCTTGGAGCTTGGTGAGTTGTTTGCTAAAGATGCTTTGGAAAGAAACGAATCGTGTGGAGGACATTTCCGTGAAGAGTATCAAACTCCTGATGGAGAAGCACTTCGTGATGACGAAAACTATGCATATGTAGCTGCTTGGCAGTACACAGGAAATCCAAACGAAATCAAATGTACGTACAATCCGAGTGAAGAAATCGTACATAAAGAACAATTGGAGTTTAAAGATATTAAATTAGTACAACGTAGTTATAAATAG
- a CDS encoding four helix bundle protein: MLNKVTSYKELVVWQKSMDLVKKVYEVTRLFPEEEKFGLTSQIRRSAVSIPSNIAEGWGRASLRSCLNFLRIAQGSLFELETQIYIAKGLGFSSDSHIEELISEIGKMIGSMIFKMKSRDNIQSDPKN; the protein is encoded by the coding sequence ATGTTAAATAAAGTTACGTCATATAAAGAATTAGTCGTTTGGCAAAAATCAATGGATTTAGTCAAGAAAGTATATGAAGTAACTCGCTTATTTCCTGAGGAGGAAAAATTTGGGTTAACGAGCCAAATTCGCCGAAGTGCAGTGTCGATACCATCCAATATAGCAGAAGGTTGGGGACGAGCCTCTTTGAGAAGTTGCTTAAACTTTTTAAGAATAGCACAAGGCTCTCTTTTTGAATTGGAAACTCAAATATATATAGCAAAAGGATTGGGTTTTTCATCGGACAGTCATATAGAAGAACTCATTTCTGAAATAGGAAAAATGATAGGTTCGATGATTTTCAAAATGAAATCCAGAGATAATATCCAAAGCGACCCAAAAAACTGA
- a CDS encoding succinate dehydrogenase/fumarate reductase iron-sulfur subunit — translation MNLTLKIWRQKNANDKGRMVEYKVTDISEHMSFLEMMDVLNESLVAKGEEPVAFDHDCREGICGMCSLFINGEAHGPDRGITTCQLHMRMFNDGDTITIEPWRATAFPVIKDLIVDRTAFERIQQAGGYISVNTSGNTQDANAIPIPKYDADRSMDAASCIGCGACVATCKNSSAMLFVAAKVSQFALLPQGRVEAADRVMNMVHQMDLEGFGNCTNTGACEVECPKGISLENIARMNREYLKASCR, via the coding sequence ATGAATTTAACATTAAAAATTTGGAGACAGAAGAACGCCAACGATAAGGGTCGTATGGTAGAATATAAAGTAACCGATATTTCCGAACATATGTCGTTTTTGGAAATGATGGACGTACTTAATGAAAGTTTGGTAGCCAAAGGTGAAGAACCTGTGGCGTTTGACCACGATTGTCGTGAGGGAATTTGTGGTATGTGTTCGCTTTTCATCAATGGGGAAGCTCACGGACCTGACCGAGGAATTACGACGTGTCAGTTACATATGCGTATGTTCAACGACGGCGACACTATCACTATTGAGCCTTGGAGAGCAACTGCTTTCCCAGTAATTAAAGACTTGATTGTGGACAGAACCGCTTTCGAGCGTATCCAACAAGCAGGAGGATATATTTCGGTAAATACTTCTGGAAACACACAAGATGCCAATGCGATTCCAATTCCGAAATACGATGCTGACCGCTCAATGGATGCTGCTTCTTGTATCGGTTGTGGAGCTTGTGTGGCAACGTGTAAAAACTCATCTGCGATGTTGTTTGTGGCGGCAAAAGTGTCGCAATTTGCATTGCTTCCACAAGGACGTGTAGAAGCTGCTGACCGAGTGATGAATATGGTACACCAAATGGATTTGGAAGGTTTCGGAAACTGTACCAACACTGGAGCTTGTGAGGTAGAATGTCCAAAAGGTATTTCTTTGGAAAATATCGCACGTATGAATCGTGAATATTTGAAAGCAAGTTGTAGATAG
- a CDS encoding chloride channel protein, which translates to MKINKNSWQVKFLFWRARYLTNRQFILILCALIGFLSGILAVLMKKFTLLIQSLLQNGLVMHYHRAFYFVFPTIGFFIVYLIIKYVIRHRVESGIPYTLYAISKLKGLMPTYQMYASLLTAPITVGFGGSVGLEGPMVASGSSISSNLGKLFHVNQSERMLLIACACAGTMAAMFKAPVAAIVFAIEVFSLDLTLMSLIPLISSSLLAVLTSYFFFGNEFLLPFYTHEDYKFADTPYYIGLGILSGIVSIYFSIAYERIIQFYESIDSLLKRLFFGGLMIGIIVFFIPPLYGEGFELMNNLIKGQPELSLNNNVFGWDLSNQWQIIALMGGLVLFKVIATATTVGAGGVGGVFAPALFMGSMMGHFFGRLVNKMAFWGQTVPLSSFTLVGMAGLMAGVLHAPLTAIFLIAELTGGHTLFVPLMMTAAISFSISKYYLKHSFYSKSLALKGELITHNKDQAILTLMDIESVIEKNFIQLTPQMNLGEVVYQGIVKSNRNIFPVVHPETQHLEGVISIDDIRSIMFEHALYNEVTVAEMMKKSVEVIRLETDKMADIMRKFQDTGAWNLPVVREGVYIGFISKSRLLSTYRRKLIYFSNS; encoded by the coding sequence ATGAAAATAAATAAAAATTCGTGGCAGGTTAAATTTCTATTTTGGAGGGCACGATACCTTACCAATAGGCAATTTATTCTTATACTTTGTGCTTTGATTGGTTTTTTATCGGGTATTTTGGCAGTTTTGATGAAAAAGTTCACATTACTGATTCAAAGTTTGCTCCAAAATGGTTTGGTAATGCACTATCACAGAGCCTTCTATTTTGTTTTTCCTACTATTGGTTTTTTTATTGTTTATCTAATCATTAAATATGTGATTCGGCATCGGGTGGAGTCTGGTATTCCTTACACGCTGTACGCCATTTCCAAACTTAAAGGACTGATGCCTACCTATCAAATGTATGCCAGTTTACTTACCGCACCCATTACCGTTGGCTTCGGAGGGTCTGTAGGGCTTGAAGGACCTATGGTAGCATCAGGCTCAAGCATCAGTTCCAATTTAGGTAAACTCTTTCACGTAAATCAGTCAGAGCGAATGTTACTAATCGCTTGTGCTTGTGCAGGAACTATGGCAGCAATGTTTAAAGCTCCTGTAGCAGCCATTGTTTTTGCTATTGAAGTTTTTAGCTTGGATTTAACTCTAATGTCACTCATTCCGCTGATTTCCTCTTCTTTACTGGCAGTACTGACATCTTATTTTTTCTTTGGCAATGAGTTCCTTTTGCCTTTCTACACTCACGAAGATTATAAATTCGCAGATACGCCTTATTACATCGGATTAGGCATTTTATCAGGAATCGTTTCTATTTATTTCAGTATTGCCTATGAGAGAATTATCCAGTTTTATGAAAGTATCGATTCCTTATTAAAGCGACTATTTTTTGGCGGATTGATGATAGGAATCATCGTCTTTTTCATTCCGCCCTTATATGGAGAAGGTTTTGAATTGATGAATAACTTAATTAAAGGACAGCCCGAATTATCATTAAACAACAATGTTTTTGGATGGGATTTGAGTAATCAATGGCAGATTATTGCACTAATGGGCGGTTTAGTGCTTTTTAAAGTCATTGCCACGGCAACCACTGTGGGTGCAGGAGGAGTCGGAGGGGTTTTCGCTCCCGCTCTTTTTATGGGAAGTATGATGGGGCATTTTTTTGGAAGATTGGTCAATAAAATGGCTTTTTGGGGACAAACTGTACCTTTATCCAGTTTTACATTAGTAGGAATGGCAGGGCTTATGGCAGGAGTGTTACACGCTCCGCTTACTGCAATTTTCTTAATTGCTGAACTTACAGGCGGACATACATTATTCGTGCCCTTGATGATGACTGCAGCCATCTCTTTTTCCATATCAAAATATTATTTGAAACACTCTTTTTACTCAAAATCATTAGCTTTAAAAGGCGAACTCATTACTCACAATAAAGACCAAGCTATTCTTACACTGATGGATATCGAATCAGTTATTGAGAAAAACTTCATCCAACTAACGCCTCAAATGAATTTGGGAGAGGTTGTTTACCAAGGTATTGTAAAATCCAATCGGAATATTTTTCCGGTAGTACACCCTGAAACCCAGCATTTGGAAGGCGTGATTTCAATTGACGATATTCGTTCCATTATGTTTGAACACGCACTTTACAACGAGGTTACCGTGGCAGAAATGATGAAAAAATCAGTGGAAGTAATTCGGTTAGAAACCGATAAAATGGCAGATATTATGCGTAAATTTCAAGATACCGGAGCGTGGAATCTGCCAGTGGTTCGAGAAGGTGTTTACATAGGATTTATCTCAAAATCAAGGCTTTTAAGTACATATCGCCGAAAATTGATTTATTTTTCAAATTCGTAG
- the ddpX gene encoding D-alanyl-D-alanine dipeptidase, giving the protein MGFRQGKNRNFWFKNSIVILLFFIICCRNKAKEQFSTATIESKTDTLVEFVSYEKKSKQIEVYHDDFVNIQALSDDFILDLKYATTDNFLKQAVYDCAECFLRKETAKALVAANESFKKLGYRIKIFDCYRPLSVQQKMWSILPGTHYVANPAKGSKHNRGAAVDITLVDSNGNELDMGTVFDYFGKEAHHNYQNLPSQVIKNRKLLKEVMDKHNFRSIYSEWWHYEFRPERDSKIENFTWECQ; this is encoded by the coding sequence ATGGGGTTTAGGCAAGGAAAAAATCGGAATTTTTGGTTTAAAAATAGCATAGTAATCTTGCTTTTTTTTATTATTTGCTGTAGAAATAAGGCAAAAGAGCAATTCTCTACCGCTACAATTGAAAGTAAAACGGATACCTTAGTAGAGTTTGTTTCTTATGAAAAAAAATCAAAACAAATTGAGGTTTATCACGATGATTTCGTGAATATACAAGCACTTTCTGATGATTTTATATTGGATTTGAAATACGCCACCACCGATAATTTTTTAAAACAAGCTGTTTACGACTGTGCGGAGTGTTTCTTGCGGAAAGAAACAGCAAAGGCTTTGGTAGCGGCTAATGAATCGTTCAAAAAATTAGGATATCGCATCAAGATTTTTGATTGTTACCGTCCGCTCTCGGTACAGCAAAAAATGTGGAGTATCCTACCAGGAACGCATTATGTGGCTAATCCAGCAAAGGGTTCAAAACATAATCGGGGAGCGGCTGTAGATATCACTTTGGTGGATAGCAATGGCAACGAACTTGATATGGGAACTGTGTTTGATTATTTCGGTAAGGAGGCGCATCATAATTATCAGAATCTTCCTTCGCAAGTGATAAAAAACCGAAAATTACTCAAAGAGGTGATGGATAAACACAATTTCCGCTCCATTTATTCCGAGTGGTGGCATTATGAATTTCGCCCTGAGCGAGATTCAAAAATTGAAAATTTCACTTGGGAATGCCAATAA
- a CDS encoding PAS domain-containing protein, with translation MFEEFKQPQASIAKPTPIDREVSWDKSKTLISETDRFGTITNVNEAFCTVSGYSSNELIGQPHNIIRHPDMPKIVFKMLWDNIKQGNNFAGVVKNLSKSGEYYWVITDFEMRKDAMGNITHYLGRRKAVPEKVITNYVAPLYETLLKLEKVGGMDLSSRFFKNYLTMQKKDYIDFVISIMAESNEDMTFKADASMSSSSEVVSDDIYHVNEAMNEKRKNFFDRLFS, from the coding sequence ATGTTTGAAGAATTTAAACAACCGCAAGCATCAATAGCCAAACCAACACCTATTGATAGAGAAGTTAGTTGGGATAAATCAAAAACTTTGATCAGTGAAACTGACCGTTTCGGGACTATAACTAACGTAAATGAAGCTTTTTGTACGGTTTCTGGATACTCCTCCAATGAGCTTATCGGGCAGCCTCACAACATAATTCGTCATCCAGATATGCCTAAAATTGTTTTTAAAATGCTTTGGGACAATATCAAGCAAGGAAACAATTTTGCGGGTGTGGTTAAAAACCTTTCAAAAAGCGGGGAATATTATTGGGTAATCACTGATTTTGAAATGCGTAAAGATGCTATGGGCAACATTACCCATTATTTAGGAAGAAGAAAAGCTGTGCCTGAAAAGGTAATTACCAACTACGTAGCGCCTTTGTACGAAACCCTTTTGAAACTCGAAAAAGTAGGAGGAATGGATTTAAGTAGCCGATTTTTCAAAAACTACTTAACAATGCAAAAAAAAGATTACATTGACTTTGTTATCAGTATAATGGCTGAAAGTAATGAAGATATGACCTTCAAAGCCGATGCTTCAATGAGTAGTTCTTCAGAGGTTGTTTCTGACGACATCTATCACGTAAACGAAGCGATGAACGAAAAACGTAAAAACTTCTTCGACAGATTGTTCTCATAA
- the dinB gene encoding DNA polymerase IV has translation MQPSENPSLRKIIHIDMDAFFASVEQLDFPHLKGKPIAVGGGKERGVIAAASYEARKFGVRSAMSGVIAKKRCPELIFMPPRFERYRQISQQIREIFYQYTDLVEPLSLDEAYLDVTHNKKNCPSATLIATEIRQKIYEKTGLTASAGISINKFVAKIASDFNKPNGQKTVSFDEVQDFLDVLDVKRFYGIGKVTTEKMYLKGIFTGKDLRNKSLSFLEEHFGNHAIYYYQLARGIHLSEVKPLRLPKSVGAERTFSKNITSEVFMEKDLYAIAQELHERMAKKGVLGKTITLKIKYSDFSVQTRSKTFPYQIAQKVEIFHLSKELLYQQPLENSVRLLGISISNLNNKSTEKTKNKQKYIQLEIEFPKW, from the coding sequence ATGCAACCTTCTGAAAATCCGTCTTTAAGAAAAATTATCCATATCGATATGGATGCTTTTTTTGCTTCGGTGGAGCAGTTGGACTTTCCCCATTTGAAAGGAAAACCCATAGCCGTTGGAGGCGGAAAGGAACGAGGCGTAATTGCAGCAGCAAGTTACGAAGCCCGAAAATTTGGAGTGAGAAGTGCAATGAGCGGAGTTATAGCAAAAAAACGATGCCCTGAACTGATTTTTATGCCTCCGCGTTTCGAACGATACCGTCAAATTTCCCAACAGATTCGAGAAATCTTTTATCAATATACCGATTTGGTAGAACCGCTTTCACTTGATGAAGCCTATTTAGATGTAACACATAACAAGAAAAATTGTCCTTCGGCTACCCTTATCGCTACTGAAATCCGTCAAAAGATATATGAAAAAACAGGATTAACGGCTTCGGCAGGAATTTCAATAAATAAATTTGTCGCTAAAATAGCTAGTGATTTTAACAAACCTAACGGACAAAAAACGGTTTCCTTCGATGAAGTTCAAGATTTCTTAGACGTTTTAGACGTGAAACGATTTTACGGCATTGGTAAAGTTACTACTGAAAAAATGTATTTAAAAGGAATTTTTACAGGTAAAGATTTACGCAATAAGTCATTATCTTTCTTAGAAGAACACTTTGGCAATCACGCAATTTACTATTATCAACTCGCACGAGGTATTCACCTAAGTGAGGTAAAACCCTTACGATTGCCTAAATCGGTCGGCGCCGAACGCACTTTTTCAAAAAACATTACTAGTGAAGTTTTTATGGAAAAAGATTTGTACGCCATCGCTCAAGAATTGCACGAACGTATGGCAAAAAAAGGGGTGTTAGGGAAAACAATCACCCTTAAAATTAAATACAGTGATTTTTCCGTGCAAACACGTAGCAAAACTTTTCCTTATCAAATCGCTCAAAAAGTGGAAATCTTTCACCTTTCAAAGGAATTATTATATCAGCAACCTTTGGAAAATTCGGTACGTTTGCTAGGTATTTCTATCTCTAACTTGAACAATAAATCCACAGAAAAAACAAAAAATAAGCAAAAATACATTCAGCTAGAAATAGAATTTCCGAAATGGTAA
- a CDS encoding Bax inhibitor-1/YccA family protein, protein MFKFEKSGNPVLKEETFRKSALINEGVMTFKGALNKTALLLLLTIAAAYFTWTRSLDVLTAETMKLYVIGGAIGGFIVSLIIIFRNKTAPYLAPAYAILEGFFLGGISAMFEMQYPGIAFQAIAATFSVFLALLLVYRTGIIKVTQKFRMIVVGATAGIALFYLLGFVLSFFSVQMPLIHDSSIFGIGFSVVVVIIASLNLVLDFDFIEKASNGGAPKYMEWYAGFSLMITLVWLYIEILRLLSKLRD, encoded by the coding sequence ATGTTTAAATTTGAAAAATCAGGGAATCCGGTACTAAAAGAAGAAACTTTTAGAAAATCGGCACTAATCAATGAAGGAGTAATGACCTTTAAAGGGGCTTTGAACAAAACCGCTTTGCTACTTTTGCTTACTATTGCTGCTGCCTACTTTACTTGGACACGTTCGCTAGATGTACTAACGGCTGAAACAATGAAATTGTATGTCATTGGAGGGGCTATCGGAGGTTTTATAGTATCGTTAATCATTATTTTCAGAAATAAAACTGCGCCATATTTAGCTCCCGCTTATGCCATTTTGGAAGGCTTTTTCTTGGGTGGAATTTCTGCAATGTTCGAAATGCAATACCCTGGGATTGCTTTTCAAGCCATTGCTGCTACCTTTAGCGTTTTCTTAGCGTTATTGCTCGTTTATCGTACTGGAATTATAAAAGTTACCCAAAAATTCCGTATGATTGTTGTTGGAGCAACCGCTGGAATTGCATTATTTTACTTATTAGGATTTGTACTTTCGTTTTTTTCAGTACAAATGCCTTTAATTCACGATAGTTCTATTTTTGGTATAGGATTTAGCGTTGTGGTAGTAATTATAGCCTCACTTAATTTGGTGCTTGACTTTGATTTTATCGAAAAAGCCTCAAATGGTGGAGCACCCAAATATATGGAATGGTATGCTGGTTTTTCATTGATGATAACCTTAGTTTGGTTGTATATTGAAATATTACGATTACTTTCTAAATTAAGAGACTAA
- a CDS encoding YceI family protein, with product MTKKLFLAAAVCSAIVLTGCKNNNTKKDNSTTEVEKVVEKGVSGEYKVDTDNAVVEWVGSKPAGKHNGTVKVKEGKVTVKDGVVTSGEFVLDMNTITVLDLTSEDGKENLEDHLKGTGKEDAEDHFFNVKQFPTATFVLKSFDGTNVHGDLTVKGKTKTIAFPASVSVSENEFSLVSEPFKINRTDFGVNYASKSIFDNLKDKFIDDEIELTVKAKATK from the coding sequence ATGACTAAAAAATTATTTTTGGCTGCAGCTGTTTGTTCAGCTATTGTATTGACAGGTTGTAAAAACAACAACACTAAGAAAGATAATTCAACAACTGAAGTTGAAAAAGTTGTAGAAAAAGGCGTTTCAGGAGAGTATAAAGTAGATACTGATAATGCTGTGGTAGAATGGGTGGGTTCAAAACCTGCAGGAAAACACAACGGAACAGTTAAAGTAAAAGAAGGTAAGGTTACTGTAAAAGATGGTGTAGTTACCTCAGGTGAGTTCGTGTTGGATATGAACACCATTACAGTACTTGACTTAACTTCAGAAGATGGAAAAGAAAATTTAGAAGACCACTTGAAAGGAACAGGAAAAGAAGATGCAGAAGATCACTTTTTCAACGTAAAACAATTCCCTACAGCTACTTTCGTTTTGAAATCATTTGACGGAACTAACGTTCACGGTGATTTGACTGTAAAAGGAAAAACCAAAACCATTGCCTTCCCTGCTTCAGTAAGTGTTTCTGAAAATGAGTTCTCTTTGGTTTCTGAGCCTTTCAAAATCAATCGTACAGACTTTGGAGTAAATTATGCTTCAAAATCTATCTTTGATAACTTAAAGGACAAATTCATTGATGATGAGATTGAACTTACCGTAAAAGCTAAAGCTACTAAATAA
- a CDS encoding lipocalin-like domain-containing protein: MRRTIFIFLLLIGVISCGKNDNNADTSNPLIGIWQLEEEIEQGKVVGKLQPCFYLRTLTCSENTVTRRSYSSSCELNTVVFNYKFKNNTIEVVNEKGETIKAMNFILEGNKLTFNNTVKGEDGSDVILISVYRKVDKLPIP; encoded by the coding sequence ATGAGAAGAACAATCTTTATTTTTTTATTGTTAATTGGGGTCATTTCTTGTGGTAAGAATGACAATAATGCAGATACATCTAATCCTCTTATTGGTATTTGGCAATTAGAGGAGGAAATAGAACAAGGTAAAGTAGTAGGAAAATTACAGCCTTGCTTCTATTTGAGAACTCTTACTTGCAGCGAAAACACGGTAACCCGACGTAGTTATTCAAGTAGTTGTGAGTTAAATACAGTAGTTTTTAACTATAAGTTTAAGAACAATACCATAGAGGTAGTTAATGAAAAAGGAGAAACTATTAAGGCAATGAATTTTATCCTTGAGGGTAACAAACTCACTTTTAACAATACTGTAAAGGGAGAAGATGGTAGTGATGTAATTCTTATCTCTGTGTATCGAAAAGTAGATAAGCTTCCTATTCCCTAA